A part of Miscanthus floridulus cultivar M001 chromosome 6, ASM1932011v1, whole genome shotgun sequence genomic DNA contains:
- the LOC136461157 gene encoding uncharacterized protein: MRISFDRAKKATAQLLKQEYANLKFKDGEMVEDFSLRLHTLISKLKSHDVTINEEDAIALSIETMLDLSTLTIEDVTGCLWVVDERLEQATTMKDNECPNHKQEKKAKAHLAQANDDDEAIILMAMFYALHDIEAEEKVEVTTVEGPGKALKAVNLDKLRAQVHLGRVGSEQEQRWYLDSSASNHMIGSKVAFSELDDDVTSTVKFGDSSRVAIRGHDIIIFRC; the protein is encoded by the exons ATGCGCATCAGTtttgaccgcgcaaagaaggcgacggcccagcttctaaagcaggagtacgccaacctcaagttcaaggatggtgaaatggtggaggacttctccctccgcctgcataCGTTGattagcaagctgaagagccacgacgtcaccatcaacgaagaggatgcg atcgctctctccatagagacgatgctggacttatccaccctcaccatcgaggatgtgacaggctgtctatgggtggtggacgagcgcctagagcaAGCGACAACAATGAAGGACAAcgagtgcccaaatcacaagcaggagaagaaggctaaggctcatctagcgcaagctaatgatgatgatgaggccattatcttgatggcgatgttctatgcactgcacgacattgAAGCCGAGGAGAAGGTAGAGgtgacgacggtggaaggacctgggaaggccctaaaagctgtcaacctcgacaaactgcgcgcccaagtccacctcggacgtgtgggcagtgagcaggagcagcggtggtacctggactctagtgccagcaaccacatgataggCTCCAAGgtagccttctctgagctcgacgatgatgttactagtacggtgaagtttggtgacagctcaagggtggctatccgagGGCACGACATCATCATCTTTAGGTGTTAG